Proteins co-encoded in one Quercus robur chromosome 8, dhQueRobu3.1, whole genome shotgun sequence genomic window:
- the LOC126697347 gene encoding uncharacterized protein YKR070W-like isoform X2 encodes MRFRAAFRVCESRNRAPLLLQPQASRSFSQLPLNPQRPSFGIAFDIDGVVLRGRAPIGGSPQALRRLYGDSGALKLPFLFLTNGGGVPESRRATELSELLGVHILPSQVVQGHSPFKTLLKRFENELIIATGKGEPAVVMSEYGFKKVLSLDEYASYFENIDPVSQYKMWTTKQESGNGSDRKKLVPKYNATSDRVKAAFVVSDPVDWGRDIQVLCDILRSGGLPGHKNTQQPPLYFAADDLEYQAAFPFERLGMGAFRIALESVFNRIHCNALEYVSFGKPNPFVFKNAEAILRQLQSSCNDNAIDNGDVESNPFKTIYMIGDNPLVDIKGARQAGHPWFSILTRTGVFRGKDNHAEFPADLVVDTVEEAVDYILKEESTS; translated from the exons atgagatttCGCGCGGCATTTAGGGTTTGCGAGAGCAGGAACAGAGCGCCATTGCTGCTTCAACCTCAAGCTTCGCGCTCATTCTCTCAGCTTCCATTAAACCCCCAACG gCCTTCTTTTGGAATTGCGTTTGACATAGATGGCGTGGTTCTTCGCGGTCGTGCTCCCATTGGAGGCTCTCCTCAAGCTTTGAGAAGATTGTATGGAGATTCTG GTGCTTTGAAGCTTCCCTTTCTGTTCTTGACAAATG GAGGTGGCGTCCCTGAATCTAGACGTGCCACTGAGTTAAGTGAACTTTTGGGAGTGCACATTTTACCTTCTCAG GTTGTACAGGGTCACTCACCTTTCAAAACTTTGTTGAAAAG ATTTGAGAATGAGCTCATAATTGCCACTGGAAAAGGGGAACCTGCTGTTGTAATGTCTGAATATGGTTTCAA AAAAGTCCTTTCTTTAGATGAGTATGCTTCCTACTTTGAGAACATTGATCCTGTTTCACAATATAAGATGTGGACAACTAAACAAGAATCGGGTAATGGGAGTGACCGTAAGAAATTGGTTCCAAAATATAATGCTACCTCTGACAGAGTCAAGGCAGCTTTTGTTGTCAGTGATCCTGTAGATTGGGGCAGGGACATTCAG GTTCTCTGTGACATTTTAAGATCGGGAGGCCTTCCTGGACACAAGAACACACAGCAACCACCTTTGTATTTTGCTGCAGATGATCTTGAATATCAG GCTGCTTTTCCTTTTGAGCGTCTTGGAATGGGTGCTTTCAGAATTGCTCTAGAAAGTGTCTTCAATAG AATTCACTGTAATGCTCTGGAATATGTTTCTTTTGGGAAACCAAATCCATTTGTATTCAAGAATGCTGAAGCCATATTAAGACAACTTCAGTCATCCTGTAATGATAATGCCATAGATAATGGAGACGTTGAATCAAATCCTTTCAAAACTATTTATATGATTGGTGATAACCCTTTAGTTGATATCAAGGGTGCACGACAG GCAGGACATCCTTGGTTTTCTATTTTGACTAGGACTGGTGTTTTCAGGGGAAAAGATAATCATGCAGAATTTCCAGCCGATCTG GTCGTTGATACAGTTGAAGAGGCAGTGGACTATATTCTGAAAGAGGAGAGTACTTCTTAG
- the LOC126697347 gene encoding uncharacterized protein YKR070W-like isoform X1, with protein MRFRAAFRVCESRNRAPLLLQPQASRSFSQLPLNPQRPSFGIAFDIDGVVLRGRAPIGGSPQALRRLYGDSGALKLPFLFLTNGGGVPESRRATELSELLGVHILPSQVVQGHSPFKTLLKRFENELIIATGKGEPAVVMSEYGFKKVLSLDEYASYFENIDPVSQYKMWTTKQESGNGSDRKKLVPKYNATSDRVKAAFVVSDPVDWGRDIQVLCDILRSGGLPGHKNTQQPPLYFAADDLEYQAAFPFERLGMGAFRIALESVFNRIHCNALEYVSFGKPNPFVFKNAEAILRQLQSSCNDNAIDNGDVESNPFKTIYMIGDNPLVDIKGARQAGHPWFSILTRTGVFRGKDNHAEFPADLVVDTVEEAVDYILKEESTS; from the exons atgagatttCGCGCGGCATTTAGGGTTTGCGAGAGCAGGAACAGAGCGCCATTGCTGCTTCAACCTCAAGCTTCGCGCTCCTTCTCTCAGCTTCCATTAAACCCCCAACG gCCTTCTTTTGGAATTGCGTTTGACATAGATGGCGTGGTTCTTCGCGGTCGTGCTCCCATTGGAGGCTCTCCTCAAGCTTTGAGAAGATTGTATGGAGATTCTG GTGCTTTGAAGCTTCCCTTTCTGTTCTTGACAAATG GAGGTGGCGTCCCTGAATCTAGACGTGCCACTGAGTTAAGTGAACTTTTGGGAGTGCACATTTTACCTTCTCAG GTTGTACAGGGTCACTCACCTTTCAAAACTTTGTTGAAAAG ATTTGAGAATGAGCTCATAATTGCCACTGGAAAAGGGGAACCTGCTGTTGTAATGTCTGAATATGGTTTCAA AAAAGTCCTTTCTTTAGATGAGTATGCTTCCTACTTTGAGAACATTGATCCTGTTTCACAATATAAGATGTGGACAACTAAACAAGAATCGGGTAATGGGAGTGACCGTAAGAAATTGGTTCCAAAATATAATGCTACCTCTGACAGAGTCAAGGCAGCTTTTGTTGTCAGTGATCCTGTAGATTGGGGCAGGGACATTCAG GTTCTCTGTGACATTTTAAGATCGGGAGGCCTTCCTGGACACAAGAACACACAGCAACCACCTTTGTATTTTGCTGCAGATGATCTTGAATATCAG GCTGCTTTTCCTTTTGAGCGTCTTGGAATGGGTGCTTTCAGAATTGCTCTAGAAAGTGTCTTCAATAG AATTCACTGTAATGCTCTGGAATATGTTTCTTTTGGGAAACCAAATCCATTTGTATTCAAGAATGCTGAAGCCATATTAAGACAACTTCAGTCATCCTGTAATGATAATGCCATAGATAATGGAGACGTTGAATCAAATCCTTTCAAAACTATTTATATGATTGGTGATAACCCTTTAGTTGATATCAAGGGTGCACGACAG GCAGGACATCCTTGGTTTTCTATTTTGACTAGGACTGGTGTTTTCAGGGGAAAAGATAATCATGCAGAATTTCCAGCCGATCTG GTCGTTGATACAGTTGAAGAGGCAGTGGACTATATTCTGAAAGAGGAGAGTACTTCTTAG
- the LOC126697349 gene encoding 50S ribosomal protein L10, chloroplastic: MEATLLSFPSHSLTQTKTQTHFLSNPPPFLSSKSKRPSKLSIRSAISRNKKEETVETVKTQLDDCQLLAAIKYKGFTVKQFQDLRRSLPETTTLVVAKNTLVYKAIEGTPWEALKPCMTGMNAWLFVHSEEIPAALKPYRDFQKEKKLEENDFSGAVFEGKFYAPGDFKTLENMPTRAEIYAKMLGSIKSPASSLVGTIQAPARELVMVLQAYVKKLEEEGGGGQ, encoded by the coding sequence ATGGAAGCCACTCTGCTCAGCTTTCCCTCTCATTCTCTCACCCAAACCAAAACTCAAACCCATTTCCTTTCAAACCCACCTCCATTCCTCTCTTCCAAATCCAAAAGACCCAGCAAGCTCTCAATCCGCTCCGCCATTTCCCgcaacaagaaagaagaaacagTTGAGACTGTGAAAACCCAGCTCGACGACTGTCAGCTCCTCGCCGCAATAAAGTACAAAGGCTTCACTGTCAAACAGTTCCAAGATCTCCGGAGATCTTTACCCGAAACCACAACACTTGTAGTTGCGAAAAACACCCTTGTTTACAAAGCCATTGAGGGTACTCCATGGGAGGCTCTTAAGCCTTGTATGACGGGGATGAATGCTTGGCTCTTTGTTCACAGTGAGGAAATCCCAGCTGCACTTAAGCCTTATAGGGATTTTCAGAAGGAGAAGAAGCTTGAAGAGAATGACTTTAGTGGTGCAGTTTTTGAGGGAAAGTTTTATGCGCCTGGTGACTTTAAGACGCTCGAGAATATGCCTACGAGAGCTGAGATTTATGCTAAGATGTTGGGGTCTATAAAGAGTCCCGCTTCGAGCTTAGTCGGGACAATACAGGCGCCAGCGAGGGAGTTGGTGATGGTTTTGCAGGCGTATGTGAAGAAGTTGGAAGAGGAAGGTGGTGGTGGGCAATAG